The following is a genomic window from Longimicrobiaceae bacterium.
CCCCGCGATGGCGTTCAGCACCACGGTGCGCGTGACGACGGCGGCCGTGAGCGGCGCGACGGCCGAGACCGCGCCCAGGTGCCCGGCGCCGAAGAGGACCGCGGCGAGCAGGATGGCGGTCCACATGACGGCCGCGCCCGGCTCCCCCCGCCCGCGCCGGAACAGCTTCCAGGCGGCCCACGCCAGGAGCGACATCACCCCCCACCGCATCATCAGCTCCTCGGTGATCCCCCCGTAGAGGACCCCGGCGAGCGTCACCGTCAGGGTGCGCTCTCCTCCCTCCGAGAGCGCCCTCCCGGCCTCGCCCATCCAGGGGCGGAAGACCGCGAGCTCCAGCCCGACCACCAGCAGGTCCGCCGCGAGCCCCAGGGCGACGGCGGCGGGGAGCTCGCTCCGGAGCGCGCGCAGCCCCGGGGCCTCCCCGGCGGCGCTCTCCGCCAGGTGGGAGCGCAGCCCCAGGCGCGGCGCCAGCGCGAGCCCCAGCGCCACCGCGCCCGCCATGAGCAGCGTCGGCTGGATCAGCGAGAGGAGCACCATCACCGGCATGGGCGGGAGCACCTCCCGCGCCTCCGCCGGGATGGGCGCGGCGCGCAGCATCTCCGGGAGGGTGGGGATCAGCGCGAGGATCCCCACGAGCCCCGCAGCGAAGAGCGCGCCGAAGCGCCGCCCGTACGTCCGCGTCTCCGTGGGCTCGCTCACCGGAGCTTCACCGCCAGCCAGTCCGCCAGGACGCCCAGCACCTCGGGGGCGACCGCCTTCGAGGGGAGGGCGGCGTAGCCGCGCACGTCTCCGTCCGGGTCGCGCACCAGCAGGTGGTTCACGTCCGGGAGCCGCCGCACGGTGACGTCGCGGTTGCCGCCCGCCCGGATCGCGGCGGCGAGCGCGTCCGCCTCGGCGGCGGGGACCTGGCGGTCCGTCTCCCCCTGGAGCACCAGCACCGGGACGCGCAGCCGCCGGGCGAAGGGAAGCGGGTCGTGCGCCATCAGCGACCCGAACCAGCGGCTCGACGCCGCCAGCGAGTCCCGCTGCGCGGCGGCCAGCGGCAGGAGCGAATCGAGGTGCGGGGCGAGCGTGCTGTCCGTCTCGATCGCGAAGCGGCTCTGGTACTCCACCAGCTCCCGCCCGGTGCGCGCG
Proteins encoded in this region:
- a CDS encoding CPBP family intramembrane glutamic endopeptidase, with the protein product MSEPTETRTYGRRFGALFAAGLVGILALIPTLPEMLRAAPIPAEAREVLPPMPVMVLLSLIQPTLLMAGAVALGLALAPRLGLRSHLAESAAGEAPGLRALRSELPAAVALGLAADLLVVGLELAVFRPWMGEAGRALSEGGERTLTVTLAGVLYGGITEELMMRWGVMSLLAWAAWKLFRRGRGEPGAAVMWTAILLAAVLFGAGHLGAVSAVAPLTAAVVTRTVVLNAIAGIAFGWLFWRRSLEAAMVAHMSGHVVFTLASWALA